In the genome of Arachis stenosperma cultivar V10309 chromosome 6, arast.V10309.gnm1.PFL2, whole genome shotgun sequence, the window AATTGTTTTCCAGATGTAAGCTCATTGATTTGAAAGTCACACTGTATGCGACCTAGTCGTAAGACTTATAAGCACACTGTATGCATCTggaaagccatatctgggactcGTGCCCGGGTAATGTCGGGAGTAGGTAcgcaaccgacacatgagctcatggtttgcttaggacagacatgcatcatattgtTTGCGCATTAGcatttgattgtggttgtttattttattttcctgtGGTTGTGTTGTTTGCTTGTGCTGTTTGCCTTAGTGTCTTGCTTGTGTGCTTAATTGGGTATTTTGTTATGCTGCGAACTTAGTAATGTAATTTAAAGAAAACTAACTAAAGTCATTAAAGTGAGTTCAAAGAATTTTAAaggtaattatttttaaagttataaagtaatcttttgcatattatttttttactctcACGGCATTCACCTTCCCTATTGAGAACATGCGAAGACGACGTTCTCACCCCCCTatagatcttttttttttcagcaACAGGTTCAAAAATCCTTGGCGCGGAGCCACGACTGAACATAAGAGTTTTATGTAATATATATCCgtattttctgtttttgattttgttttagACTATATTTTCCCCTCGTCGCTTATTTTCTTTGGATTTTAGAGGGGAAAGGATTTATATTTGACGATCTCTCAAAATATCTATGTATATAAAGCTTTGTGAATATATACTTCTGTGGTTAAGTGAATTAAAATATTCTTTCGATTTCTTGATTAAAATTTCGATTCGTATTCGCGAatgctcaatattaaataaaggtaatataaaatataaaggtTTAGAGGTAAGTGATGCATGGACTTTTACtacgatcatgaggtgctaaaagttagggtgttacacaatCATCAAGAAAATGACTCAACTGAACATactaacaatcaagtgaatgaaaatggCCAACTCCACTGAACCAAACACCATTCATCTTCTGAATAAAAcgtgataaacattcaatcatcaagaaaaatatgTCTGCATGCAAAAGAACTCAACTGAACACACTAACAATTAAGTGAATCAAAATGACTAACTCCACTGAACAGAACACCATTCATGTTTTAAATAAAACatgataaacattcaatcatcaagaaaaatatttttacatgcaAAAGAACTCAACTGaacacactaacaatcaagtAAATCAAAATGACCAATTCCACTAAACTGAATGAAAATAAGAACACATTTCCATTCCTATGCCCTAGttacacaaaaaaaattgattcaGAATAAGTCGATCTACTAAACAAAGCAACTCAATCCATTAAACCTAAAATGTAGCTAGGACAAACGCGAGGTTACGAGATTTTAAATGAACGGTAGTTTTTATCATACTTTTCACAATCTCTGTTGTTGGTTTCGTTTGTTTTTTCTTGTTCCTTTCGAAATCTTCTCGCGATTCCTGAGTTGAAGAAATTTTCGCAGAGAAAACGATCGAGCTTTGAGAGATTTTGAGAGAGATTCAAAGTTCTCCAGTAGGGGTTTCAAGGTTGAAGAAGGAACGTTGTTTCATATTCAAGGCACGAATGAATGTTAACGTTTCGGGAGTTTGGAGCGCGTGTATTTCACGGTTCATTTAATGaaattggttttttttttattgggcCAGCTTGGATAGACTTGAATGAAAAATTACATGGATGTGTAGCttgttattataattaatatatgtattgtcCATAATAAAATTGAGGATGTAATCGCTTTTAAATCAAGATAATAAAATTTGCACATAATGAAAATGACAAATTTAAAAGTGATTACAAGCATACTTCGTAACCAATTAAGGTAACAGTCAATTATTAGTTGGATCGTAAAAAagtcaattaaaaataaaaaattccaaattcATGACTCAATCACTCTGACACTTCCCTCACAGAAAAATATGTTGAGACccttttttccttttctctttcattattAGGAAGAGAACATCTGAAGCCTAACAGTTCTGAGGATTACTTAAAATTGATGTGGTTTGGGTCTGAGCGTGAGGTCTAGACTCTTTTCTATGAGGGTTTCGACGTCTTTCCAAGCGAGGCAAAGTCGTCCGAGGTCTTCTAGTGAGAGTGAGGaatggtacctgcaagggactctaatgcttaagttagcaaaggTTTTAGGCagttttttataaattatgGTTGATTATACAGTTGGAGTGCTAGTCTAACTATCACTTTGTAACTACTCCACCTATAATGATGGGTGATTATTTCCCTTATGTTTAGGGGGTTGTTGTGATCCCATATCTAAAATAATGGGCGAATTTGTAGGGATGTACATTAGTGCAGTTGAGATCTTCTTGTCAAGCAAGTCGGGTCGGGTGCGTAGATCAAAGGAGTCACTTTTCGCACTGGACGGACAGTTGAGAAATGATCCCTTTAGATCTTTGTAGACCAAACTAATTGTTTTGGTCATGGCCTTAATTTTGGGTCAAGGTATGAACAGTaataaaaagaaacataaaaaacttaataaaaagaaacataaaaaatgtttaaaaaaatctaaGATTATTGAGAAACGAACATTCGAAACTTAACAAAAAGAAACATCCGAAACCTAACAAAAAAGATATATccaaaatcattttaaaaacaTCCTAAGCCTAGCAAAACgaaatattcaaaattattGAGAAAAAAAcacccaaaaataaaagaaaacatcCAAAACATAAGAAAATGAAATATCCAAAAACtaagataaaaaaatctaaaagcattaaaaagaatcatccaacataaaaagaagaaacatctaaaacttaataaaaagaaacattAAAATGAATGAAATATAGACAGAAGAAGACATTAGAATGTCGTTGTTGGAGAAGAGGAGGGACACTGAAGGATTGAAGGCATCGCGACGAGAGGAGTTGCACACAAAGGGCACGCCGGTGCGGCGAAAGGAGTTCACTAAGGAGCGCGCGGCGGCGCAATGAGAAGAGTTGGAGGGGAAGGGTGCATCACAGCAAGAGGAATTCGAAGGAGGTCACCGTGCAAGGAATTGGTGTGTGAGAACTGGAGTGGGAAGGCGCATATTTTCTTAGCGCAATcctagtttttcaaaattttaaattttttttaaaaaaattagctGTTAGATTAACCAGTTAACTACATATAGAGTTAGTTACCTACATTTTCACATAGTTAAGTTTATCACACTATCAATCTCCTGactttagaaatattttttcaatgGTTATTATGGTTATTCTagttttttttactattatggTTTTATTGCTCCAACAGacaaagaaatataaataaaatgtaTTGCAAATTAACTGACCATGTGAAAAGCAAGGTTGTGAAAATCGTAAATCCAGTAGTTGCCTATTTGGTTCCCCAACTAAAAGTACAAGGGTTCTAAAATATACGTTATTCACGTATttgatattaaattaattaaataataataaatatgcAAAGAACCAACATGTCCCAAATCATCTCTAAAAAGAGAACAACGAGAAAATTTTGGACAAGGAGACTAGAAGTATCAATTTTGAACATTACCATCTTAATCTCTTCTGCTAAAAAACGAGCAACATATCATTCATCTCATTTCTATTTTGATTAATTGCTCGGTTccgagaaaaataaaaataaaaataattgaagggTTAAACGGTTATACGATAATCCAATTAACAAATGAATTGTAGTAACTCTCCTCCGCAAAGCGAAACAAATGGAGCAAAGAATGGTTTGTGTCCGATTAAAACAACATTAGGGAAGAGAAAAGAATACTCCAGGAAGGATTCTCCTCACAAAATTCTGCACTTTGAGGAGGCCCGGCAACAGCATCATCAGGATCCAACTATAAAGAAGATAATCCTTCTCGTGGAGGACTCTGGATGGCGCCTATTCTTTGTGGAGGCCACACAACATGGGTCACCCTTCCTCGTATGAGGCCCAAAGGAATCTGCAAACACAATTTACATGTTACCAAGATGTTAAAAGGTTGCAACCATACATGAAGCATGGTTTGAGGCCTTGGCGCAATGGCAACTCACTTGACTCATGAGCAACCACACCCTGGTTCGATTCTCGGAATCGATCCTTTCCCCTCTCCCccttgtgtgtgtgtgtgtgataatgaccaaaaataaaaggaaaaaaacatAGACAAAGTCTACAACAATGAAAAtccaaatcaataaaaattttcaGTCAAGGCTAACAGCATGGTACCCTTATTATCTATCTCAACATCAATGCACATGAAAATCAATATACGAAACCCAAAACCGGAGTCTTGTTAAACGACTGATATATTAATGTATGCAAGTATTCATGTGAAATATAAATCAGTAAGATGGCTCAGCTGTAGCTGTAAAACCACAGTGAATAGCACCTTGATTGAATACATTACGCATGGAACATAAGGATATTGAATTAAACAAAAAAGCTCATATACACTACTATCTTTAAACATGTCAACAAAATTGACATTGACAAATAATAAATTGCTTTTTTTGTGGCAATAGAAGCCTGGCTGGTCAAGTTTTGCAATATATTATATAAGTAACACGCCTTAAACTAAGTAATAAGAGAACCTTACAGATCCAAATTGTTTTGAATCCATGCTAAAAGCCGCATTATCTCCCTCAACCCAACAATGTCCTTCTGGAACCTTCAACACATCATAGTTCTGACGACTACTAAACCATTCACCAGATAATGCAACTATTCTCTTTATGTGTCTCTCCTTGTGATTCAATGGGGAACTACAAAAGGTTTGGGATGCACTaattaaaatcttaaataaataaataaataaataaaatcaccAATTAAGAATTTCAAAAGAAGCAAAACTTAGATCTAATCTACATTCTAATAAAACATGAATTATCTTAGTAGTTGAATATAATAGCATAATCATTCACCAGCACTACCAATAACTTGAACAGAAGTGCAACATTAGTCCAAGAAAAAATCCTTTGTGAAGTCAAACAATCACAGGGTCCAAGGTGGCAATTTTTCGTAACTATGTTGTTTAACTTCATCTAGACATCATATACTAATGTAAAATATGGCATATAAATGCAAACATATATTCAAGAGTGAAACAAATGTATTACCTGAAGACCACAACATCTCCATGTGAAAATTTGTATTTGTCAATGCAAAACTTCTCAACCAAGACATAATCATCTGCAGCATAACCAAATGGTCAAATAACAAAATCTGCAATCCCAAAAAACCATGTTTCTTATGAACCCCCTTTGGCAAGAATATTACCAGAGAAGTTTCCTGCAAAAGAGCTGGTTTTTGGATTAAGTGTGGGAGACATAGAGCCACCCCGAACTGGAACCACTGTTACATAACGATCAGACACAGTAACAGTAATGATCCCAAATGTGACAAACTTTTTGGTAAAATTCCACAGAAAGCTGCTTGATCCCATTTGTTCAAGTGCATGTTATGCCAAATGTATGTAAACCATCTGCAACCAACTTCCCGAAATATCAATGAGAACAGGGGAATAGAGGAATGTAAAAGGATAAAAGCACATTCATTTAAATATATTGCATTAGTCAATCAAAATTTtcctttttatgatttttgagTGCAGAACTGTTACAATTtttaagacaaaaataaaaggaCAAAAAATAACATAAGCTTTTATGCAAAACAGATGAAACTAGTTCTCCGTTGTCAATGGAGTGTGGATATGTGAAATGAaaaatttgtaaataaaaaCTTCATCATGTTATAAGCCTTCTCATTTTTTAAGACCCCACCAAGCCCTAAACATCCACAAACTCTAATAATATAGCATCTAGTTtgcttaattaattaagaaattttgaaaagataaagccAAGAACAAAAAGTAATTTCCTCTTTCCAATATATTGCTGATACAATCAAGCTAGAACAGTAATCTAAAGTGCTTTAAAACATACTTACTTaacaaaacaaattaaattaaagaatcTAACAGGTCTAGCTGAAGCTTATTCATTAATGACATTTCTTAACTACAAATATTGAccacatgatttaatttttcatCAACAATAATCGTCATTCAGTATTCTCAAGACATCTAAGTAAGACTTTCCATTAAGTTTGGGAGCAGAAGCACCCTCTCTGTTATAACACatcatttattatttatagataatacataaaataataaaagcatGGTATACAACATATATAAGATTCAAAAAAAGCCTTATGCATTCTTATTTATATAAACATTTAGTAAAATTCGAGGTTCCGACTACTGAACCAGTCATTGAATTGCTCTAACTATTGATTCACTGGTTTATTGGTTCAACCAGTTCTACCGttttgtaataaaataaaaaataaaatataaataaacacactAAAACATAATtacaaggttctgaaaaccgaaccAGTCATCAAACTGCTCAAGTcactggttcactggttcaCTGGTCCAACTGGTTCAACCGGAATAtcagttttaaaataaaataataaataaaatataaataaacacactAGAACATAATTATAGTCTAACATAAACTTTAAAATGtcattcaaatttaaaactaacaaaatatcATCAACCAAAATCTTAACTTTTCTGGTTATAAGTTTAAAACAAGGTCTATTGTTACTTTAGCTAAGAGCATAGATCAGACAAAAAATGAAGTGTTAACTTCTTCAATTATAAGTTTAAGAGCTTTGTGATATAGTAAGAGTATTAAGCACCAACTTATGGCAATATGTACTATCAAAGGATACATACGCTCATGTTTTGTGTGTTTGTTGCCACTTTGTTTGGCTAATCAAGTTTGGTTTTAAAGTATGAAATCCCAAAGATTCTAGACGTTGATTTCTTAACCAATAAAGTAAAACTAACAATATTCAAACTTTACACACAGTTACTTTCAAGTTTCAAGTTGACATAATAGTGATTAATCACATATCATTTCAGTGTTTTACTGTATTCAATGGTATTAATACAGACAGAAATGATAATTACCTAGTTTCTGATGGCTAAAACAGTAAAACATAGTTGCTAAAATATCATTAAGACGATAATTATTTGAGTTTATTTCAATACATAATTTGTTATATTTTGTGATTAAATTACAAGTATTCCTTTAGGATgcatttgttttgttttttggtTTATAAGTAGTTCATAGAAACTCAACCTGACAAAGCAGGACAATCTATTACACAGTACTTGCAATAACCAAAACATCAATATCAAGAACCTGCCATAACTTGCAAGTTCATTTCAATACccattttcttgttttactaTGATGTTGTTATCCATGATTTCTAATTTTTAACACAAAAATTAACATGCTTTAACAAAGATTAACAAAGttttcaacccaatttttaACAATCTCAGCATAATGATTAACAACAGAAAAAAAATACTGAATGAGGCAATGAGCACAAAATTTATCACCAagaaattttaacaaaatttaacagaaaagaaaagcaagaaCAAGGTAGTAACAATTTATCAGCATCAATTTATCATCAATATAACATAGTTAACCAACCTAGAACAAGCAAGAACAAGCTAGTAAGCCAGTAACAGAATTGAAATTTATCAAGAAGCAGTGAGCACTAACTGAGCATCCGAGGCATtacaaatatataaattttaaaatatcatccaaattaaaaatattacatCAACCTCAATGTTATAATCTCGTCTAAATACAAGAAAGGCCCGAATAAAATTCAAGCAACCCAATAACAAGAAACAAGGACAATCTCAATCTCAAGAATCTCAACAACAATTTAGCAAATTAGCAAATTATCAACTTAATAATTTAGCAAATTCAAACAACATCAGCCCAACAATTTAGCAAATTCTCAACTTAACAAGTTCAAGAACAGAAAttcagttaaaaaaaaaaaaaataaataaagaaaacaggACAACAACAATATAACAGAATCAAGAGCATGATCAACAATCCTAAACGGCagtaataacaacaataattgAACAAGAAAAATCACAGATTAATAATCataaaccaattaaaacaaCAATGACAGTAAAAAAATACCTTCTAGAGTACAGCGGTGAGGGAGCACGAAGGGCTTGACACAACAGAACTGGAGCAAAGAAGGGCTGGAGCCTGGTGGAACAGAGCCGACGCAGTGAAACAGCGGCTGCGCGACGGAGGAACGACGCGAGACGAGTTGCAGTGGGGACGACAGCTTCAAGCAGTGGTAGAGACGAGCGCAGTAGGGACGTCCGCTTCGAGCATATGCGACGGCGGCAGTGGCTGGACAGAGCAAGTGatgtgattttttatttttcttttgctgagGGAGTGAGGGAGGAGCGGAGAGCTCGAGAAGGAGGAGATGCAGGTTATGGAAATTAGGTTTACGTTAggtttttcttaattaattatatgatgAAAGGGCCCACTTTGTGTCAAAGTTGAAAACCAGCCAGATCTCAGTCTGTTCAACTGGGCAATTTTCGGCCGATTCAGAGGTCCAACGGTTTTTGACACCAGCGATTATGCTTACTCGCCGAACCGCTATGCCTGTTGGTTTCCAGTTCGACCGATCAGATCGGTTCGAACTAGTTTTCAAAACATTGGTAAAACTTCATCATTTtgcaaataataaaattaataaaatagaatcAACAATGAGGGTTTTCACAGCATAAATAACACCAATGGTTGTTTAAAAAACTGCAGCTGCAAAACTAATAGTACTATGTAAGAAACAGTAGTAGTAATAACAATGTATTAAACAAGGGTTTAAAATGCAAGACACAACAACAAGAAGGGTTAAACTTTAATAGCATCAACAAAAACAATGTAATAAACAAGAAGTACAGTAGAAACCAGTACAAGGAGAAAAGATTGACGACAGAAGGTTGCAAAGCCCGAGAAGCAACGGTGAGGCGGATGAGGTACGGAGAAATCAACGACAAACGGCGAATTGGAAGAGAGGTCTAGGAGAGAAGGAGATGATCGAGGAGATCGAGAAGCGGAAGGTGGTAGACTGAAGAGGAGCAGAGTAGTTACGCAGCTCGTGTTAGGGGTAATCAGAGTCGGGTACACTCCTAgccaaggttgcgagaaccggaccggtcaatGAACCGGTGAGGCAACTGGTTCACTGATTCAGTGGTTTGACCGGAATTTGATCGgggttcaaccggtttaattaaatataaataaaattgttaaaaatttaatatataattttcaatatttaaatttaataattgctaaatctaaaaattttaatatgaaaataattttgaagtTATACCTCAACATGAGACTAAAAGGTGTTATACCTGAAAATTAGACATTAACAGATTTCTTAAAAATACTAACACTGGATACATTAAGATGCTCATTAAAAACACTAATAGAAATAATACATTCATAATAATTAAGACAGGATCTCTCCATTATTTAGAAACAAATGgtaccaataaaaataaaaaaccctCTAAACTACATTCTCAACAATTACCTAATTCTAGAAATTTCTACCATACCAAGAGTGACTTTATGTAGCCAAAAGAGAACACAACATATGGAGAGattgacaaaagaaaaaatacttCAATGCAGGAACATGTCTGTAAATGCCATGATTGATTGAATTGGAAGGGATTTGTCATGGCTTCAGAAGcgaaatcaaattcaaaatttagaaatccaaattacaaattacatccaacaattatagaaaaattcaaaatgataACAATTCAGAACCCAGAAGATTATATCAATTCATACAgcattcaaaataaaaaattatattcagCGAAATTCAATTCAAAGTCCAAAGTTCCAAAATTGAACTTATATCAAATTTATATTCAGTAAAATTCAGAATTACATACCGATTAATTCatataattaacaaaacaaaaaaaaattgaaaagcaGAATAAGAACTCTGCATCAAGCCATCAATtcatataattaacaaaataaaaagatcaACTGAACTTAAATCTGAACTAAATTCCTTATTGCAGCAACCAGCAATTCATACAGTTAattaaaaccaaataaaaaaattaattgaaaaaccCAAGAACTCACTGCGGTTCACGGCAGCAGAACAGATGCCTGACTACGATGTTGACAGAAGCCGACGACAAGCCGACGACGCCGACACCAGAAGCTTCAGTGTTCAGAGCTCAAGACGACGACACCGCTGACAGCTGTGTTGTGGGGTGTGTCGTGTGTGTTCTTCCGAAGACCAGACGACGATGATTCTAGACGCTTCAAACCGCGAGGGTGGCAACCGCTGGTGGTCACTGGCTCACTGGCGGCGTCGATTGTGGTGTGGATGGTGGAGTCCCTCTGCTCGTTGGAGGAAAAGGAAAGTTGGGTTGAGGGAGGCGTGGTGACAACACCGTGATTTGGGGGTGGGTTAGGTTAGTGGGTCGTGGGTCGTgggttttgttttattttttttcccttgaaaaaacgacgccgttttggGCTATTTTCAAAAACCAGA includes:
- the LOC130936698 gene encoding uncharacterized protein LOC130936698 isoform X1 — its product is MGSSSFLWNFTKKFVTFGIITVTVSDRYVTVVPVRGGSMSPTLNPKTSSFAGNFSDDYVLVEKFCIDKYKFSHGDVVVFSSPLNHKERHIKRIVALSGEWFSSRQNYDVLKVPEGHCWVEGDNAAFSMDSKQFGSIPLGLIRGRVTHVVWPPQRIGAIQSPPREGLSSL
- the LOC130936698 gene encoding uncharacterized protein LOC130936698 isoform X2, translated to MGSSSFLWNFTKKFVTFGIITVTVSDRYVTVVPVRGGSMSPTLNPKTSSFAGNFSDDYVLVEKFCIDKYKFSHGDVVVFSSPLNHKERHIKRIVALSGEWFSSRQNYDVLKVPEGHCWVEGDNAAFSMDSKQFGSVRFLWASYEEG